Proteins from a genomic interval of Xanthomonas sp. AM6:
- a CDS encoding glycoside hydrolase family 3 protein, with protein sequence MSRPHALARAMLAAVTLAAAAEAAPPSAPPAPLRDWPALRSAVAPDPAIEARVAQILGGMTLAQKVGQMTQAEIKSITPEQVRQYHIGSVLNGGGSWPGKDKHARVGDWLRLADAYYRASMSTDAAVPIPIIWGTDAVHGHSNVYGATLFPHNIGLGAARDPALVEQVARATAQGSRATGIAWAFAPTLAVAEDTRWGRTYESFSSDPALVREYGAAYVRGMQGRLGDDASVLATAKHYLGDGATEHGQDQGVARIDKARMLNVHGQGYYGAIAAGVQTVMASYSSWNDVAAGVDYGKMHGAAPLLSEALKQKMGFDGFVVSDWNGIGQVPGCSNASCAQAINAGMDMVMVPDDWKAFIDNTVAQVQAGQIPQARIDDAVRRILRVKLRAGLFAHAPSASRYAGREDALLHRELARRAVRESLVLLKNEQSALPLRRGQRLLVVGKSADRIADQAGGWSLTWQGTDNGNADFPNAQSILAGLREVGGAERVRYAESVAAAAPGSYDAIVAVIGETPYAEGSGDIVASSTVAHSQRHPEDLKTLQDAAATGKPVIAVLLSGRPLYVNDLLNLSQAFVAAWLPGSEGGGVADVLFGGAHDFRGQLGFPWPGQACPPPVAPADPARPPLFAVGYGLRYARGGRVGALPVQVPASCGAATTLPVFNLRDAAPFALKLAARGQERALGDDLNAALDWPQPDPALRVRTVQVNTQQDAKQVTWLAPARLFASSAGGRNLNALAQAQAALQFDVRVERAPTRPVTLRLGCVRGCGDGVDIAPLLAAAGSGKRTVTVPLACFAKRGADLGGIDMPFAVDADAPFAAAFTRIQVVAGAAEAADALRCE encoded by the coding sequence GTCGCGCAGATCCTGGGCGGCATGACCCTGGCGCAGAAGGTCGGGCAGATGACCCAGGCGGAAATCAAGTCGATCACCCCCGAGCAGGTGCGCCAGTACCACATCGGCTCGGTGCTCAACGGCGGCGGCTCGTGGCCGGGCAAGGACAAGCACGCGCGCGTGGGGGATTGGCTGCGGCTGGCCGATGCCTATTACCGGGCCTCGATGAGCACCGATGCGGCGGTGCCGATCCCGATCATCTGGGGCACCGACGCGGTGCACGGGCACAGCAACGTGTACGGCGCCACGCTGTTCCCGCACAACATCGGCCTGGGCGCGGCGCGCGACCCGGCGCTGGTGGAGCAGGTCGCGCGCGCCACCGCGCAGGGCAGCCGCGCCACCGGCATCGCCTGGGCGTTCGCGCCGACGCTGGCGGTGGCCGAGGACACGCGCTGGGGCCGCACCTACGAGAGCTTCTCCTCCGACCCCGCGCTGGTCCGCGAGTACGGCGCCGCCTACGTGCGCGGCATGCAGGGCCGGCTCGGCGACGACGCCAGCGTGCTGGCCACCGCCAAGCACTATCTCGGCGATGGCGCTACCGAGCACGGCCAGGACCAGGGCGTGGCGCGGATCGACAAGGCGCGCATGCTCAACGTTCACGGCCAGGGCTACTACGGCGCGATCGCGGCCGGCGTGCAGACGGTGATGGCCTCCTACAGCAGCTGGAACGACGTCGCCGCTGGGGTCGACTACGGCAAGATGCACGGCGCCGCGCCGCTGCTGAGCGAGGCGCTGAAGCAGAAGATGGGCTTCGACGGCTTCGTGGTCTCCGACTGGAACGGCATCGGCCAGGTGCCGGGCTGCAGCAACGCCAGCTGCGCGCAGGCGATCAACGCCGGCATGGACATGGTGATGGTGCCCGACGACTGGAAGGCGTTCATCGACAACACCGTCGCCCAGGTCCAGGCCGGGCAGATCCCGCAGGCGCGCATCGACGATGCGGTGCGGCGCATCCTGCGGGTCAAGCTGCGCGCCGGCTTGTTCGCGCACGCGCCTTCGGCCAGCCGCTACGCGGGCCGCGAGGATGCGTTGCTGCACCGCGAGCTGGCGCGGCGCGCGGTGCGCGAATCGCTGGTGCTGCTGAAGAACGAGCAGTCCGCGCTGCCGCTGCGCCGCGGCCAGCGTCTGCTGGTGGTCGGCAAGAGCGCCGACCGCATCGCCGACCAGGCCGGCGGCTGGTCGCTGACCTGGCAGGGTACCGACAACGGCAATGCGGACTTCCCCAACGCGCAAAGCATCCTGGCGGGCCTGCGCGAGGTGGGCGGCGCCGAGCGGGTGCGCTACGCCGAATCGGTCGCCGCCGCCGCGCCGGGCAGCTACGACGCCATCGTCGCGGTGATCGGCGAAACGCCCTATGCCGAAGGCAGCGGCGACATCGTCGCCTCCAGCACGGTGGCGCACAGCCAGCGCCATCCGGAAGACCTGAAGACGCTGCAGGACGCGGCCGCGACCGGCAAGCCGGTGATCGCGGTGCTGCTGTCCGGGCGGCCGCTGTACGTCAACGACCTGCTCAACCTGTCGCAGGCCTTTGTCGCCGCCTGGCTGCCGGGCAGCGAGGGCGGCGGGGTGGCCGACGTGCTGTTCGGTGGCGCGCACGATTTCCGCGGCCAGCTGGGCTTCCCATGGCCGGGGCAGGCGTGCCCGCCGCCGGTGGCGCCGGCCGATCCGGCGCGGCCGCCGCTGTTCGCGGTCGGCTATGGATTGCGCTACGCCCGCGGTGGCCGGGTCGGCGCGCTGCCGGTGCAGGTGCCGGCCAGCTGCGGCGCGGCCACCACGCTGCCGGTGTTCAACCTGCGCGACGCCGCGCCGTTCGCGCTGAAGCTGGCCGCGCGCGGCCAGGAGCGCGCACTAGGCGACGACCTCAATGCGGCGCTGGACTGGCCGCAGCCCGATCCGGCGCTGCGCGTGCGCACGGTGCAGGTCAACACTCAGCAGGACGCCAAGCAGGTGACCTGGCTTGCGCCGGCGCGGCTGTTCGCCAGCAGCGCTGGCGGCCGGAACCTCAATGCGCTGGCGCAGGCGCAGGCCGCCCTGCAGTTCGACGTGCGGGTGGAGCGCGCGCCGACCAGGCCGGTGACGCTGCGCCTGGGCTGCGTGCGCGGTTGCGGCGACGGCGTGGACATCGCGCCGTTGCTGGCCGCGGCGGGATCCGGCAAGCGCACCGTGACCGTGCCGTTGGCCTGCTTCGCCAAGCGCGGCGCCGACCTGGGCGGCATCGACATGCCGTTCGCGGTCGACGCCGATGCGCCGTTCGCGGCGGCGTTCACCCGCATCCAAGTGGTGGCCGGCGCCGCGGAGGCGGCCGACGCGCTGCGTTGCGAGTAG
- a CDS encoding ABC transporter ATP-binding protein has product MFRWFESLIEVFPKIETAMPPRGVARFYLHYLRPLWPLLLATLVAGLLLALVEVAMFDFLGRIVDMLAERPGPEFFRRHAGELLWMAAIVLVARPLFVALHNLLVNQAIVPGLSNRSRWLMHNYVVRQSLGFFQNDFAGRIANRVMQTGTSLRESAVQMVDALWYIAVYTGSALWLFAQADPWLMAPLLVWLLVYVGLMVYFVPRMKQRAWIASDARSKAMGRIVDGYTNIATLKLFSHAGREQAYVREAIGELAAKHRRQTRMTTAMDTAIAVANGFLIAATCALALWLWSRGQISVGAITLATGLVIRIHNMSGWIMWTVNGIFEDIGAVQDGMETIAQPAQVQDRADAVPLRVERGDVRFEHVHFHYGKRGGVIAGLDLQVRAGEKIGLVGPSGAGKSTLVNVLLRLYDLESGRILIDGQDIAGVTQESLRGQIGLVTQDTSLLHRSIRDNLLYGRPDASEAQLRAAVAKARAAEFIEHLVDGEGQRGYDAQVGERGVKLSGGQRQRIAIARVLLKDAPILILDEATSALDSEVEAAIQDSLDELMAGKTVIAIAHRLSTIARMDRLVVMDQGAIVETGTHAELVARGGLYARLWARQTGGFVAG; this is encoded by the coding sequence ATGTTTCGCTGGTTCGAATCCCTGATCGAGGTCTTCCCGAAGATCGAGACCGCGATGCCGCCGCGCGGCGTGGCGCGCTTCTACCTGCACTACCTGCGGCCGCTGTGGCCGCTGCTGCTGGCCACGCTGGTGGCGGGGCTGCTGCTGGCGCTGGTGGAAGTGGCGATGTTCGACTTCCTCGGCCGCATCGTCGACATGCTCGCCGAGCGGCCGGGCCCGGAGTTCTTCCGCCGCCACGCCGGCGAGCTGCTGTGGATGGCGGCCATCGTGCTGGTGGCGCGGCCGCTGTTCGTGGCGCTGCACAACCTGCTGGTCAACCAGGCCATCGTGCCCGGCCTGAGCAACCGCTCGCGCTGGCTGATGCACAACTACGTGGTGCGGCAGAGCCTGGGCTTCTTCCAGAACGACTTCGCCGGGCGCATCGCCAACCGGGTCATGCAGACCGGCACCTCGCTGCGCGAGTCGGCGGTGCAGATGGTCGATGCGCTGTGGTACATCGCGGTCTACACCGGCAGCGCGCTGTGGCTGTTCGCCCAGGCCGATCCGTGGCTGATGGCGCCGCTGCTGGTGTGGCTGCTGGTGTACGTGGGCCTGATGGTGTACTTCGTGCCGCGGATGAAGCAGCGCGCGTGGATCGCCTCGGATGCGCGCTCCAAGGCGATGGGCCGCATCGTCGACGGCTACACCAACATCGCCACGCTCAAGCTGTTCTCGCACGCCGGGCGCGAGCAGGCCTACGTGCGCGAGGCGATCGGCGAACTGGCGGCCAAGCATCGCCGGCAGACCCGCATGACCACGGCGATGGACACCGCCATCGCCGTCGCCAACGGTTTCCTGATCGCCGCCACCTGCGCGCTGGCGCTGTGGCTGTGGAGCCGCGGCCAGATCAGCGTGGGCGCCATCACCCTGGCCACCGGCCTAGTGATCCGCATCCACAACATGTCCGGCTGGATCATGTGGACGGTCAACGGCATCTTCGAGGACATCGGCGCGGTGCAGGACGGCATGGAGACGATCGCGCAGCCGGCGCAGGTGCAGGACCGTGCCGACGCGGTGCCGCTGCGCGTGGAGCGCGGCGACGTGCGCTTCGAGCACGTCCATTTCCATTACGGCAAGCGCGGCGGCGTGATCGCCGGGCTCGACCTGCAGGTGCGCGCCGGCGAGAAGATCGGCCTGGTCGGGCCGTCCGGCGCCGGCAAGTCGACCCTGGTCAACGTGCTGCTGCGGCTGTACGACCTGGAGAGCGGGCGCATCCTGATCGACGGGCAGGACATCGCCGGGGTCACCCAGGAAAGCCTGCGCGGGCAGATCGGCCTGGTCACCCAGGACACCTCGCTGCTGCATCGCTCGATCCGCGACAACCTGCTGTACGGCCGGCCCGACGCCAGCGAGGCGCAGCTGCGCGCCGCGGTGGCCAAGGCGCGCGCCGCCGAGTTCATCGAGCACCTGGTGGACGGCGAAGGCCAGCGCGGCTACGACGCGCAGGTCGGCGAGCGCGGGGTCAAGCTGTCCGGCGGCCAGCGCCAGCGCATCGCCATCGCCCGCGTGCTGCTCAAGGACGCGCCGATCCTGATCCTGGACGAGGCCACCTCGGCGCTGGATTCGGAAGTGGAAGCGGCGATCCAGGACAGCCTGGACGAACTGATGGCCGGCAAGACGGTGATCGCGATCGCGCACCGCCTGTCGACCATCGCGCGGATGGACCGCCTGGTGGTGATGGACCAGGGCGCGATCGTCGAGACCGGTACCCACGCCGAACTGGTCGCGCGCGGCGGCCTGTACGCCCGGCTATGGGCGCGGCAGACGGGCGGCTTCGTCGCGGGCTGA
- a CDS encoding DUF885 domain-containing protein encodes MRKHLLAAALLAALAGCQPSADAPSTPPSAAAPGSAATAPDAAADAAFAALSKRAVDTWMQLSPVGATQTGDHRYDSELDDLSTAGRQKSLDASKQLLAELDKLDAAKLSRENQVDAAILRNQLQSDIWNSEVAQSWAWDPQLYNGLAGGAIYGLMAREFAPLPERLKAATARMEKIPALFAQARANLDPARVPQIHAKTVAKQNQGILSIVDTFIAPHVKELPAADAQRLQAAIDGLKKAVAEQQTWLDKTLVPNAKGDFRIGAEQYDQKLKFALNSSLSRAEIKQRAEAELKRARAEMYGIARTVLKDKPNAPALVDAPDDAQQQAAIEAALELAYAQHPARDKVVEDAKASLASSTEFVRRKNLLTLPDAPVDIILMPEFQRGVAVAYCDSPGPLDKNLKTFYAVSPIPDDWSAQQAESFLREYNGRMIHLLSIHEGVPGHYVEGWHSAKFPSTLRGVLRSGVFAEGWAVYTERMMQEQGYLDNDPLFHLVQLKFYLRTLANALLDQGVHVDNWSKEQAMQLMVHDTFQQQSEAEGKWVRAQLTSAQLPTYFVGVQEHLDLRKAMQAKLGDTFDLKAYHDQVLSYGAPPVRFVRELMLDEPIQ; translated from the coding sequence ATGCGCAAGCACCTGCTCGCCGCCGCCCTGCTCGCCGCCCTCGCCGGCTGCCAGCCGTCCGCCGATGCTCCGTCCACGCCGCCGTCCGCCGCCGCACCCGGCAGCGCCGCCACCGCGCCCGACGCGGCCGCCGACGCCGCCTTCGCCGCGCTGTCCAAGCGCGCCGTGGACACCTGGATGCAGCTGTCCCCGGTCGGCGCCACCCAGACCGGCGACCACCGCTACGACAGCGAACTGGACGATCTCAGCACCGCCGGCCGGCAGAAGAGCCTGGACGCGAGCAAGCAGTTGCTGGCCGAGCTGGACAAGCTGGACGCGGCCAAGCTCTCGCGCGAGAACCAGGTGGACGCGGCGATCCTGCGCAACCAGTTGCAGTCGGACATCTGGAACAGCGAAGTGGCGCAGAGCTGGGCCTGGGATCCGCAGCTCTACAACGGCCTGGCCGGCGGCGCGATCTACGGGCTGATGGCGCGCGAGTTCGCGCCGCTGCCGGAGCGGCTGAAAGCGGCCACCGCGCGCATGGAGAAGATCCCGGCGCTGTTCGCGCAGGCGCGCGCGAACCTGGACCCGGCACGGGTGCCGCAGATCCACGCCAAGACCGTGGCCAAGCAGAACCAGGGCATTCTCAGCATCGTCGACACCTTCATCGCCCCGCACGTCAAGGAACTGCCCGCGGCCGACGCGCAGCGCCTGCAGGCGGCGATCGACGGGCTGAAGAAGGCCGTGGCCGAGCAGCAGACCTGGCTGGACAAGACCCTGGTGCCCAACGCCAAGGGCGATTTCCGCATCGGCGCGGAGCAGTACGACCAGAAGCTGAAGTTCGCGCTGAACTCCTCGCTGTCGCGCGCGGAGATCAAGCAGCGCGCCGAGGCCGAGCTCAAGCGCGCGCGCGCGGAGATGTACGGCATCGCCCGCACCGTGCTGAAGGACAAGCCCAACGCGCCGGCGCTGGTCGACGCGCCGGACGACGCGCAGCAGCAGGCCGCGATCGAGGCCGCGCTGGAACTGGCCTACGCGCAGCACCCGGCGCGCGACAAGGTGGTCGAGGACGCCAAGGCCTCGCTGGCCTCCTCCACCGAGTTCGTGCGCCGCAAGAACCTGCTGACCCTGCCCGACGCGCCGGTGGACATCATCCTGATGCCCGAATTCCAGCGCGGCGTGGCGGTGGCCTATTGCGACTCGCCCGGCCCGCTGGACAAGAACCTGAAGACCTTCTACGCGGTGTCGCCGATCCCCGACGACTGGAGCGCGCAGCAGGCCGAATCGTTCCTGCGCGAATACAACGGCCGCATGATCCACCTGCTGAGCATCCACGAAGGCGTGCCCGGCCACTACGTGGAAGGCTGGCACTCGGCCAAGTTCCCCTCGACGCTGCGCGGCGTGCTGCGCTCGGGCGTGTTCGCCGAGGGCTGGGCGGTGTACACCGAGCGGATGATGCAGGAGCAGGGTTACCTGGACAACGATCCGCTGTTCCACCTGGTGCAGCTGAAGTTCTACCTGCGCACCCTCGCCAATGCCCTGCTCGACCAGGGCGTGCACGTGGACAACTGGAGCAAGGAACAGGCGATGCAGTTGATGGTGCACGACACCTTCCAGCAGCAGAGCGAAGCCGAGGGCAAGTGGGTGCGCGCGCAGCTGACCTCGGCGCAGTTGCCGACCTATTTCGTCGGCGTGCAGGAACACCTGGACCTGCGCAAGGCGATGCAGGCCAAGCTCGGCGACACCTTCGACCTCAAGGCCTACCACGACCAGGTGCTGTCCTACGGCGCGCCGCCGGTGCGGTTCGTGCGGGAGCTGATGTTGGACGAGCCGATCCAGTGA
- a CDS encoding GFA family protein has translation MNYTGSCHCGRIAFELETDAPIAEVYDCNCSMCRRRGGLLWFGARAALALRSAPETLGTYRFNRQHIDHHHCPDCGIAPFSEGTHPKTGEATVAVNVRCLPQLDLAALQVHTVDGASL, from the coding sequence ATGAACTACACGGGCAGCTGCCATTGCGGCCGCATCGCATTCGAGCTGGAAACCGACGCGCCGATCGCCGAGGTCTACGACTGCAACTGCTCCATGTGCCGGCGCCGCGGCGGGCTGCTGTGGTTCGGCGCGCGCGCGGCGCTGGCGCTGCGCAGCGCGCCGGAAACTCTGGGCACCTACCGCTTCAATCGCCAGCACATCGACCATCATCATTGCCCGGATTGCGGCATCGCCCCGTTCAGCGAGGGCACCCACCCGAAGACCGGCGAGGCGACGGTCGCGGTCAACGTGCGCTGCCTGCCGCAGCTGGACCTGGCGGCGCTGCAGGTGCACACCGTGGACGGGGCGAGCCTGTGA
- a CDS encoding DUF4349 domain-containing protein, with translation MPLLLALAVAGCSKHDSAADAGGASLAEAPAAAPTADGRAAMLAYEHEVSVQLPAAQIEARLKQAQDSCLSGRFGACNVLSVEQRGGEHPQAALSVRIVPAGVEPLIAQAGNGGEIGSRSTRAEDLAQAVQDNAALQQRLQAEQRRLQEFQQRRDLSVADMISLSEKMAQLDTQLLAASQDAAQHRRRIETQRLTLQFATPDGERGRSEIGEAFADTGAIFASATAWAIRAVAALTPFLLLGAVLWWLVAWLRRRRRRA, from the coding sequence GTGCCGCTGCTGTTGGCGCTGGCGGTCGCAGGCTGTTCCAAACACGACAGCGCCGCCGATGCCGGCGGCGCGAGCCTGGCCGAAGCGCCGGCGGCGGCGCCGACCGCCGACGGCCGTGCGGCGATGCTGGCCTACGAGCACGAGGTGAGCGTGCAACTGCCAGCGGCGCAGATCGAGGCGCGGCTCAAGCAGGCCCAGGACAGCTGCCTGAGCGGGCGCTTCGGCGCCTGCAACGTGCTGTCGGTGGAGCAGCGCGGCGGCGAGCACCCGCAGGCCGCGCTGAGCGTGCGCATCGTGCCGGCGGGCGTGGAGCCGCTGATCGCGCAGGCCGGCAACGGCGGCGAGATCGGCAGCCGCAGCACCCGCGCCGAGGACCTGGCGCAGGCGGTGCAGGACAACGCCGCGCTGCAGCAGCGGTTGCAGGCCGAGCAGCGCCGCCTGCAGGAGTTCCAGCAGCGGCGCGACCTCAGCGTGGCCGACATGATCAGCCTGTCGGAGAAGATGGCCCAACTCGACACGCAACTGCTCGCGGCCAGCCAGGACGCGGCGCAGCATCGCCGGCGCATCGAGACGCAGCGGCTGACCTTGCAGTTCGCCACGCCCGACGGCGAGCGCGGCCGCAGCGAGATCGGCGAGGCGTTCGCCGACACGGGCGCGATCTTCGCGTCCGCGACCGCCTGGGCGATCCGTGCGGTCGCGGCGTTGACGCCGTTCCTGCTGCTGGGCGCGGTGCTGTGGTGGCTGGTCGCCTGGCTGCGCCGGCGCCGCAGGCGCGCCTGA
- a CDS encoding DUF2867 domain-containing protein: MSSAPLRETAAAQAGFPSVRLASYSGGLPVEVTLIAQLGAGAGDPLIAQACVRQRAHPNFHDALDEPSARLAGTDFGNGERTALFSFAVGANGHPFHRHAGHRMFTAITGSGGARLRFCTASMEQIEQDPQHFLAALRHVELPADCLFTVRFGGGTWHQFAPLRANAAHPAFFALSCHSDEAGGDLSAEVRAQVLAGDAGIATLTELLPDAVTALLASPQAQALQVPTVRLSLSASPGSRRLAWCADLRARSGRLRQALGRWRHPPGFVALAPRLAPVRSLPQPVPGSLLWRELPAHDHQDSVRLRLQAHQLRQRGAHALLVALLDGFMQRPPLGVTWLMRIRNALVAPLRLRTSPLGCPVSSLLSPQRERLFAGRFPVLGHAHAAHGRRAQVLLGADDRHLAFRSCVGVEVAEDGSVELSLDTRVACRNWFGRLYMALIARGHRHYIAPAMLRAAATALLAPVLDEAAQDAAAPHPRHAVITSP; encoded by the coding sequence ATGTCCAGTGCCCCGCTCCGCGAAACCGCCGCCGCCCAGGCCGGCTTTCCCTCCGTGCGCCTGGCCTCGTACAGCGGCGGCCTGCCGGTGGAAGTGACGCTGATCGCGCAGCTCGGCGCCGGCGCCGGCGATCCGCTGATCGCCCAGGCCTGCGTGCGCCAGCGCGCGCACCCGAACTTCCACGACGCGCTGGACGAGCCGTCGGCACGGCTGGCCGGCACCGATTTCGGCAACGGCGAGCGCACCGCGCTGTTCTCCTTCGCGGTCGGCGCGAACGGGCATCCCTTCCACCGCCACGCCGGGCACCGCATGTTCACCGCGATCACCGGCAGCGGCGGCGCGCGCTTGCGCTTCTGCACCGCGTCGATGGAACAGATCGAGCAGGACCCGCAGCATTTCCTGGCCGCGCTGCGCCACGTCGAGCTGCCGGCCGACTGCCTGTTCACCGTGCGCTTCGGCGGCGGCACCTGGCACCAGTTCGCGCCGTTGCGCGCGAATGCGGCGCATCCGGCGTTCTTCGCGCTGTCCTGCCACAGCGACGAGGCCGGCGGCGACCTGAGCGCCGAGGTGCGCGCGCAGGTGCTGGCCGGCGACGCCGGCATCGCCACGCTGACCGAACTGCTGCCGGACGCGGTGACCGCGCTGCTGGCCTCGCCGCAGGCGCAGGCGCTGCAGGTGCCGACCGTGCGCCTGTCGCTGTCCGCCTCGCCCGGCAGCCGGCGGCTGGCCTGGTGCGCGGACCTGCGCGCGCGCAGCGGGCGCTTGCGCCAGGCGCTGGGCAGGTGGCGGCACCCGCCCGGCTTCGTCGCGCTGGCGCCGCGGCTGGCGCCGGTGCGCTCGCTGCCGCAGCCGGTGCCCGGCTCGCTGCTGTGGCGCGAACTGCCCGCGCACGATCACCAGGACAGCGTGCGCCTGCGACTGCAGGCGCACCAGCTGCGCCAGCGCGGCGCGCACGCGCTGCTGGTGGCGTTGCTGGACGGCTTCATGCAGCGCCCGCCGCTCGGGGTGACCTGGCTGATGCGGATCCGCAACGCGCTGGTCGCGCCGCTGCGCTTGCGCACCTCGCCGCTGGGCTGCCCGGTGTCCTCGCTGCTGTCGCCGCAGCGCGAGCGCCTGTTCGCCGGCCGCTTCCCGGTGCTGGGACACGCGCACGCCGCGCACGGCCGGCGCGCGCAGGTGCTGCTCGGCGCCGACGACCGGCATCTGGCGTTCCGCAGTTGCGTGGGCGTGGAGGTGGCCGAGGACGGCAGCGTGGAACTGAGCCTGGACACGCGCGTGGCCTGCCGCAACTGGTTCGGCCGCCTGTACATGGCGCTGATCGCGCGCGGCCACCGCCACTACATCGCCCCGGCGATGCTGCGCGCGGCGGCCACGGCATTGCTGGCGCCGGTGTTGGACGAGGCCGCGCAGGATGCCGCGGCGCCGCACCCGCGCCACGCCGTCATCACTTCGCCTTAG
- a CDS encoding metalloregulator ArsR/SmtB family transcription factor, with product MSIDRVFEALASRPRREILAYLSAQELTAGQIGQRFAMSAPAISRHLSVLEAAGLVSSERRGQFVVYRLTPDNLVNTLSGFAFEVCPTAGPLKREARKLAKKNA from the coding sequence ATGTCCATCGACCGCGTCTTCGAAGCCCTCGCCTCGCGCCCGCGCCGCGAGATCCTCGCCTACCTGTCGGCGCAGGAGCTCACCGCCGGGCAGATCGGGCAGCGCTTCGCGATGAGCGCGCCGGCGATCTCGCGGCACCTGTCGGTACTGGAAGCCGCCGGCCTGGTGTCGAGCGAGCGCCGCGGCCAGTTCGTGGTCTACCGGCTGACTCCCGACAACCTGGTCAACACGCTCAGCGGCTTCGCCTTCGAGGTCTGCCCCACCGCCGGCCCGCTCAAGCGCGAGGCGCGCAAGCTGGCGAAGAAGAACGCCTGA
- a CDS encoding LysR substrate-binding domain-containing protein, translating into MQLRPALLPALGVFAAAARHQNFAHAAEELHLTASAVSHHVRKLEALLGATLFQRHARGVKLTAEGRQLADAASAALADIAAVAGNLHPQADTAPLRITTLRSLSYCWLLPRLPRFCQAHPHVRLDIQTDAAFSRFEDGGPELGIRYGQGAWPGLTSHHLMDDELFPVASPALPQLATLRHPEQIAQLPLLSDMSPQGWRDWFRAAAVRGVALPPMHTFNDSTDAMRAAVYGVGAVLARKHIAQPYLQRYELVRLPGPALKARYSYYIVHPGHRLPSPAASQFIDWLKREALDERTPMPALPAELLGLPPRAR; encoded by the coding sequence ATGCAACTGCGCCCTGCCCTGCTGCCCGCGCTCGGCGTGTTCGCCGCCGCGGCGCGCCACCAGAACTTCGCCCATGCCGCGGAGGAGCTGCACCTGACCGCCAGCGCGGTCAGCCACCACGTGCGCAAGCTGGAGGCGCTGCTCGGCGCAACGCTGTTCCAGCGCCATGCGCGCGGGGTCAAGCTCACCGCCGAGGGCCGGCAACTGGCCGACGCGGCCAGCGCGGCCCTGGCCGACATCGCCGCGGTGGCCGGCAACCTGCATCCGCAGGCCGATACCGCGCCGCTGCGCATCACCACGCTGCGCTCGCTGTCCTATTGCTGGCTGCTGCCGCGGCTGCCGCGCTTCTGCCAGGCGCATCCGCACGTGCGCCTGGACATCCAGACCGACGCGGCGTTCTCGCGCTTCGAGGACGGCGGCCCGGAGCTGGGCATCCGCTACGGCCAGGGCGCGTGGCCGGGGCTGACCTCGCACCACCTGATGGACGACGAACTGTTCCCGGTGGCCTCGCCGGCGCTGCCGCAATTGGCCACGTTGCGCCACCCCGAGCAGATCGCGCAGTTGCCGCTGCTCAGCGACATGTCGCCGCAGGGCTGGCGCGACTGGTTCCGCGCCGCCGCGGTGCGCGGCGTGGCGCTGCCGCCGATGCACACCTTCAACGACAGCACCGACGCGATGCGCGCGGCGGTGTACGGCGTCGGCGCGGTGCTGGCGCGCAAGCACATCGCCCAGCCCTACCTGCAGCGCTACGAACTGGTGCGCCTGCCCGGCCCGGCGTTGAAGGCGCGCTATTCCTACTACATCGTGCATCCCGGCCACCGCCTGCCCAGCCCGGCGGCCAGCCAGTTCATCGACTGGCTCAAGCGCGAAGCGCTGGACGAACGCACGCCGATGCCGGCGCTGCCGGCGGAATTGCTGGGGCTGCCGCCGAGGGCGCGCTAG
- a CDS encoding DMT family transporter, with product MNAANPASGDPADGHPVAAVRDWRTPLELLFLGIVWGCSFLFMRVAAPQFGAYALVELRLALGATVLLPFLWMARARFPLRRWPTLAAIGLLNSALPFLLFAWGAQHAPAAIGAICNAMTVLFTALIAFLFFGEKIGARRAVALLIGFVGIVVLATGKSAGLSVGPAAFAGATASLLYGIGYSLVKRYMSDLPPAAAAASTLGCSALLLAPLAWTHWPAAPVPAAAWACAGALGVLCTGLAFLMYYRLIQRIGPARASTVTYLVPVFGALLSWAILGEPLTWSMLLAGALILGSVAFSQRAR from the coding sequence GTGAATGCAGCCAATCCCGCGTCCGGCGATCCTGCCGACGGCCATCCGGTGGCGGCGGTGCGCGACTGGCGCACGCCGCTGGAACTGCTGTTCCTGGGCATCGTCTGGGGCTGCTCGTTCCTGTTCATGCGCGTGGCGGCGCCGCAGTTCGGCGCCTATGCGCTGGTGGAGCTGCGCCTGGCGCTGGGCGCGACGGTACTGCTGCCGTTCCTGTGGATGGCGCGCGCGCGCTTCCCGCTGCGGCGCTGGCCGACGCTGGCGGCGATCGGGCTGCTCAACTCGGCGCTGCCGTTCCTGCTGTTCGCCTGGGGCGCGCAGCACGCGCCGGCCGCGATCGGCGCGATCTGCAATGCGATGACCGTGCTGTTCACCGCGCTGATCGCGTTCCTGTTCTTCGGCGAGAAGATCGGCGCGCGCCGCGCCGTGGCCTTGCTGATCGGCTTCGTCGGCATCGTGGTGCTGGCCACCGGCAAGTCGGCCGGGCTGAGCGTGGGGCCGGCCGCGTTCGCCGGCGCCACCGCCTCGCTGCTGTACGGCATCGGCTACAGCCTGGTGAAGCGCTACATGAGCGACCTGCCGCCGGCGGCGGCCGCCGCTTCCACCCTGGGCTGCAGCGCGCTGCTGCTGGCGCCGCTGGCGTGGACGCATTGGCCGGCCGCGCCGGTGCCGGCGGCCGCCTGGGCCTGCGCCGGCGCGCTGGGCGTGCTCTGCACCGGCCTGGCGTTCCTGATGTACTACCGGCTGATCCAGCGCATCGGCCCGGCGCGCGCCTCGACGGTGACCTACCTGGTGCCGGTGTTCGGCGCGCTGCTGTCCTGGGCGATCCTGGGCGAGCCGCTGACCTGGAGCATGCTGCTGGCCGGCGCGCTGATCCTGGGCAGCGTCGCCTTCAGCCAGCGCGCGCGCTAG